Proteins encoded in a region of the Streptomyces violaceoruber genome:
- a CDS encoding M20 family metallopeptidase, giving the protein MSPESEADTPGEAALPGTLPDALRAELVAFRRDLHMHPELGNQEFRTTAAIKERLERAGLKPRVLPIGTGLVCDIGTDSGQWSGGPRMLALRADIDALPIPDTKSECAYRSQVPDRAHACGHDVHTTVVLGTGLVLAALHEQGLLPRPVRLVFQPAEEVLPGGAADAIEGGALDGVRRILAVHCDPRVDAGRIGLRVGPITSACDRLEIALNGPGGHTARPHLTTDLVTAAARVVTDVPPLVARRVDSRSGLALTWGRIESGHAPNVIPQHAELAGTVRCLDLDAWRQAPDLVMGAIDEIADLYRAKSEITYVRGVPPVVNEVTSTELLQAAMVARRGTDAVESTEQSLGGEDFSWYLEHVPGAMARLGVRPPGERTVRDLHQGDFDVDEHAITVGVEMFTAAALIDAVQ; this is encoded by the coding sequence ATGTCCCCAGAGTCCGAGGCCGACACTCCCGGTGAAGCCGCGCTGCCCGGCACCTTGCCGGACGCGCTGCGCGCGGAGCTCGTGGCCTTCCGCCGCGACCTCCACATGCACCCCGAGCTGGGCAACCAGGAGTTCCGCACCACCGCCGCGATCAAGGAACGGCTGGAGCGGGCCGGTCTGAAGCCGCGCGTGCTGCCCATCGGCACGGGGCTCGTCTGCGACATCGGCACCGACTCGGGGCAGTGGTCCGGTGGGCCCCGCATGCTCGCCCTGCGGGCCGACATCGACGCCCTGCCCATCCCCGACACCAAGAGCGAGTGCGCCTACCGCTCCCAGGTGCCCGACCGCGCCCACGCCTGCGGGCACGACGTGCACACCACCGTCGTCCTCGGCACCGGCCTCGTGCTCGCCGCCCTGCACGAGCAGGGCCTGCTGCCCCGGCCGGTGCGGCTGGTCTTCCAGCCCGCCGAGGAGGTGCTGCCCGGCGGCGCCGCCGACGCCATCGAGGGCGGTGCGCTCGACGGGGTGCGCCGCATCCTGGCCGTGCACTGCGACCCCCGGGTGGACGCCGGGAGGATCGGGCTCAGGGTCGGCCCCATCACCTCCGCCTGCGACCGGCTGGAGATCGCCCTGAACGGCCCCGGCGGCCACACCGCCCGCCCGCACCTCACCACCGACCTGGTCACCGCCGCCGCCCGGGTGGTCACCGACGTGCCCCCGCTCGTCGCCCGGCGCGTGGACAGCCGCAGCGGGCTCGCCCTGACCTGGGGGCGGATCGAGTCCGGCCACGCCCCGAACGTCATCCCGCAGCACGCCGAACTGGCCGGGACCGTGCGCTGCCTCGACCTGGACGCCTGGCGGCAGGCGCCCGACCTGGTGATGGGCGCCATCGACGAGATCGCCGACCTGTACCGGGCCAAGTCGGAGATCACCTACGTCCGCGGCGTCCCCCCGGTCGTCAACGAGGTCACCAGCACCGAGCTGCTCCAGGCCGCCATGGTCGCCCGGCGCGGCACCGACGCCGTCGAGTCCACCGAGCAGAGCCTGGGCGGCGAGGACTTCTCCTGGTACCTGGAGCACGTGCCCGGCGCCATGGCCCGCCTCGGCGTCCGCCCGCCCGGCGAGCGCACGGTCCGCGACCTCCACCAGGGCGACTTCGACGTGGACGAGCACGCCATCACGGTCGGCGTCGAGATGTTCACCGCGGCCGCCCTCATCGACGCCGTGCAGTAG
- a CDS encoding N-acetylneuraminate synthase family protein, whose protein sequence is MSTNSRIRTFGTREAGPGRPVYITGEIGINHNGELENAFKLIDAAAEAGCDAVKFQKRTPEICTPRDQWDIERDTPWGRMTYIDYRHRVEFGEDEYRQIDDYCRTKNIDWFASPWDTEAVAFLEKFDVPAHKVASASLTDDELLRALRATGKTVILSTGMSTPKQIRHAVEVLGSDNILMCHATSTYPAQAEELNLRVINTLQQEYPNVPIGYSGHETGLQTTLAAVALGATFVERHITLDRAMWGSDQAASVEPQGLTRLVRDIRTIEASLGDGVKKVYDSELGPMKKLRRVTGVVAEAEIAAAAGEPVTV, encoded by the coding sequence ATGAGCACCAACTCCCGCATCCGCACCTTCGGCACCCGCGAGGCCGGCCCCGGCCGCCCCGTCTACATCACCGGCGAGATCGGCATCAACCACAACGGCGAGCTGGAGAACGCCTTCAAGCTGATCGACGCCGCCGCCGAGGCCGGCTGCGACGCCGTCAAGTTCCAGAAGCGCACCCCGGAGATCTGCACCCCGCGCGACCAGTGGGACATCGAGCGCGACACCCCCTGGGGCCGGATGACGTACATCGACTACCGCCACCGCGTGGAGTTCGGCGAGGACGAGTACCGGCAGATCGACGACTACTGCCGGACCAAGAACATCGACTGGTTCGCCTCCCCGTGGGACACCGAGGCCGTCGCCTTCCTGGAGAAGTTCGACGTCCCCGCCCACAAGGTCGCCTCCGCCTCCCTGACCGACGACGAACTGCTGCGCGCCCTGCGCGCCACCGGCAAGACGGTCATCCTCTCCACGGGCATGTCCACCCCGAAGCAGATCCGCCACGCGGTCGAGGTCCTCGGCAGCGACAACATCCTCATGTGCCACGCCACGTCGACGTACCCGGCGCAGGCCGAGGAGCTGAACCTCCGCGTCATCAACACCCTCCAGCAGGAGTACCCGAACGTCCCGATCGGCTACTCCGGCCACGAGACCGGTCTTCAGACCACGCTGGCCGCCGTCGCCCTCGGCGCCACCTTCGTCGAGCGCCACATCACCCTCGACCGCGCCATGTGGGGCTCCGACCAGGCCGCCTCCGTCGAGCCGCAGGGCCTGACCCGCCTGGTGCGCGACATCCGCACCATCGAGGCCTCCCTCGGCGACGGCGTCAAGAAGGTCTACGACTCGGAGCTCGGCCCGATGAAGAAGCTGCGCCGCGTCACCGGCGTCGTCGCCGAGGCGGAGATCGCCGCCGCCGCGGGCGAGCCCGTCACCGTCTGA
- a CDS encoding N-acylneuraminate cytidylyltransferase gives MSNSQAGPGASVRRVLAVIPARGGSKGVPAKNLAPVGGVPLVVRAVRECLAARLVTDVVVSTDDQAVAAAAREAGAEVVLRPAAIAGDTATSEAAVLHAMDAHEALHGAAVDVVLLVQCTSPFLVREDVDGVAGAVVEDGADTAVTVAPFHGFVWRDGADEPGGADGGHGVNHDKACRPRRQDRPQDLLETGAAYAMAAPGFRKHQHRFFGRTDLVRTDPARVLEIDDPHDLARARALAPHFDTARPGALPTAADIDAVVLDFDGTQTDDRVLIDTDGREFVSVHRGDGLGIAALRRSGLTMLILSTEVNPVVAARARKLKLPVLHGIDRKDLALKQWCEEQGIAPERVLYVGNDVNDLPCFALVGWPVAVASAHDAVRGAARAVTTVPGGEGAVREIAAWLLGPSLDALGPASETTPTLTQSK, from the coding sequence ATGTCCAACAGCCAAGCGGGCCCGGGCGCTTCGGTGCGCCGGGTGCTCGCCGTGATTCCCGCCCGCGGCGGCTCCAAGGGAGTGCCCGCGAAGAACCTCGCCCCCGTCGGCGGCGTCCCGCTGGTGGTCCGCGCGGTGCGCGAGTGCCTGGCTGCCCGCCTCGTGACCGACGTCGTCGTCTCCACCGACGACCAGGCCGTCGCCGCGGCGGCCCGCGAGGCCGGCGCCGAGGTGGTGCTGCGCCCCGCCGCCATCGCCGGGGACACGGCCACCTCCGAGGCCGCCGTGCTGCACGCCATGGACGCCCACGAGGCCCTGCACGGCGCCGCCGTCGACGTGGTGCTGCTCGTCCAGTGCACCAGCCCCTTCCTGGTCCGCGAGGACGTCGACGGGGTGGCCGGCGCGGTCGTCGAGGACGGCGCGGACACGGCCGTCACCGTCGCCCCCTTCCACGGCTTCGTCTGGCGGGACGGCGCCGACGAGCCCGGCGGGGCCGACGGCGGCCACGGCGTCAACCACGACAAGGCCTGCCGCCCCCGCCGCCAGGACCGCCCCCAGGACCTGCTGGAGACCGGCGCCGCCTACGCCATGGCCGCCCCCGGCTTCCGCAAGCACCAGCACCGCTTCTTCGGCCGCACCGACCTGGTCCGCACCGACCCGGCCCGCGTCCTGGAGATCGACGACCCGCACGACCTCGCCCGCGCCCGCGCCCTCGCCCCGCACTTCGACACGGCCCGGCCCGGCGCCCTGCCGACCGCGGCCGACATCGACGCCGTGGTCCTCGACTTCGACGGCACCCAGACCGACGACCGGGTGCTGATCGACACCGACGGACGGGAGTTCGTCTCCGTGCACCGCGGCGACGGACTCGGCATCGCCGCCCTGCGCCGCAGCGGCCTGACGATGCTGATCCTGTCCACGGAGGTCAACCCGGTCGTCGCCGCCCGCGCGCGCAAGCTCAAGCTGCCCGTGCTGCACGGCATCGACCGCAAGGACCTCGCCCTCAAGCAGTGGTGCGAGGAACAGGGCATCGCCCCCGAACGCGTCCTCTACGTCGGCAACGACGTCAACGACCTCCCGTGCTTCGCCCTCGTCGGCTGGCCCGTCGCGGTCGCCAGCGCCCACGACGCCGTACGCGGCGCGGCCCGCGCGGTCACCACCGTCCCCGGCGGCGAAGGCGCCGTACGGGAGATCGCGGCCTGGCTGCTCGGCCCGTCCCTGGACGCCCTCGGCCCCGCTTCCGAAACCACCCCCACGCTCACCCAGTCCAAGTAA
- a CDS encoding DUF6716 putative glycosyltransferase has product MPASATKALRVAVLADSDTRWKWGALTATRVCPGDTEIHLDGYLLRGRATPTARQLREVGVDADSLREVTAVEFLRAMEGAGEGDGEPYDVLVLALVGGGVQAMLHGLGRVWRDRAERPVVVTGYVGVVYEKLADGLLLRHGADLVLANSRQDAERFRAVYEGVGADTAAVTEVALPFLGGAAHGGEHDPYTVVFAAQPSVPDSRKDRTYLLERLIRHARLHPEREVLLKLRSRPGEHTTHIEELPYQKLVQRADPPPNFRLVYGHMGEVLDRTDLLVTVSSTAALESLHRRIPTVVLTDLGVREALGNHHFVGSGCLASWDQLDAGHRPAPDAEWVARQGVAADGGYETAFDEARKRIAALLSRPAGLPPLAPYYTPVTAPGYLPGILARHHLAPDGAPLPGAPAADRAPGPVRQVVRRAARGAYRHGVQRVAPVIRRMGEL; this is encoded by the coding sequence GTGCCAGCAAGTGCAACGAAGGCCCTGCGAGTCGCCGTCCTGGCGGACTCCGACACCCGGTGGAAATGGGGCGCGCTCACCGCGACCCGCGTCTGCCCCGGGGACACGGAGATCCACCTCGACGGCTACCTCCTGCGCGGCCGCGCCACCCCCACCGCCCGCCAGCTGCGGGAGGTCGGCGTCGACGCGGACTCGCTGCGCGAGGTGACCGCCGTCGAGTTCCTGCGCGCCATGGAGGGCGCGGGGGAAGGCGACGGCGAGCCGTACGACGTCCTGGTCCTCGCCCTGGTCGGCGGCGGCGTCCAGGCCATGCTGCACGGACTCGGCCGCGTCTGGCGGGACCGCGCCGAGCGGCCCGTGGTCGTCACCGGCTACGTCGGCGTCGTCTACGAGAAGCTCGCCGACGGCCTGCTCCTGCGCCACGGCGCCGACCTCGTGCTCGCCAACTCCCGCCAGGACGCGGAGCGTTTCCGCGCCGTGTACGAGGGGGTCGGCGCCGACACCGCCGCGGTGACCGAGGTCGCCCTGCCCTTCCTCGGCGGAGCGGCCCACGGCGGTGAGCACGACCCGTACACGGTCGTCTTCGCCGCACAGCCCTCCGTCCCGGACAGCCGCAAGGACCGTACGTACCTCCTCGAACGCCTGATCCGGCACGCCCGCCTGCACCCCGAGCGCGAGGTGCTGCTCAAGCTGCGCTCCCGGCCCGGCGAACACACCACGCACATCGAGGAGCTGCCCTACCAGAAACTGGTGCAGCGGGCCGACCCGCCGCCCAACTTCCGCCTGGTCTACGGCCACATGGGCGAGGTCCTCGACCGCACCGACCTGCTGGTCACCGTCAGCTCCACGGCGGCCCTCGAATCCCTGCACCGCCGCATCCCCACGGTCGTCCTGACCGACCTCGGGGTGCGCGAGGCGCTCGGCAACCACCACTTCGTGGGCTCCGGCTGCCTCGCCTCCTGGGACCAGCTCGACGCGGGGCACCGCCCGGCGCCCGACGCCGAGTGGGTCGCCCGGCAGGGGGTGGCGGCGGACGGCGGCTACGAGACCGCGTTCGACGAGGCCCGCAAGCGCATCGCCGCCCTCCTCTCCCGGCCCGCCGGCCTGCCCCCGCTCGCCCCCTACTACACACCGGTCACCGCCCCCGGCTACCTCCCCGGCATCCTCGCCCGCCACCACCTCGCCCCCGACGGCGCGCCGCTGCCCGGCGCCCCGGCCGCCGACCGCGCGCCCGGCCCGGTCCGCCAGGTCGTCCGCCGCGCGGCCCGCGGCGCCTACCGGCACGGCGTCCAGCGGGTCGCCCCGGTGATCCGCCGGATGGGGGAGCTGTGA
- a CDS encoding glycosyltransferase family 2 protein yields the protein MPKLSVIVPFYNVRQYAPDTLRSLRANARDDFEFILVDDCSSDGTADLLARAESELPGAVLVRHERNGGLATARNTGIDRARGEYLTFLDGDDWLAPGYYERLLAAIEELGCDFVRTDHVQCTARARVVHRVPHGRRNVSLRPRDAILPAHRSTSVDYAYAWAGVYHRRLVDRGLLHFTDGLRTAEDRPWIWRLHREAESFAVTGLLGVFYRRGVASSLTQIGDVRQLDFIRAFDEVVAGAAEDADAARLLPKAVRTYCAIISHHLGSVERFEPAVARKLKAMSAAALRRMPQGALDEVLGSMDTERATLLRRLRRRGPQGAEVAA from the coding sequence GTGCCCAAGCTCTCCGTCATCGTGCCGTTCTACAACGTGCGGCAATACGCTCCCGACACCCTGCGGAGTCTGCGCGCGAACGCGCGGGACGACTTCGAATTCATTCTCGTCGACGACTGCTCGTCCGACGGGACCGCGGACCTTCTCGCGCGGGCCGAGTCCGAGCTGCCGGGGGCGGTGCTGGTCCGACACGAACGAAACGGCGGGCTGGCCACCGCCCGCAACACCGGCATCGACCGGGCGCGCGGCGAGTACCTGACGTTCCTGGACGGCGACGACTGGCTGGCCCCCGGCTACTACGAGCGGCTCCTCGCCGCCATCGAGGAGCTGGGCTGCGACTTCGTGCGCACCGACCACGTCCAGTGCACGGCACGGGCCCGGGTCGTGCACCGGGTGCCGCACGGCCGCCGCAACGTCTCGCTGCGCCCGCGCGACGCGATCCTCCCCGCCCACCGGTCCACCTCCGTCGACTACGCCTACGCGTGGGCCGGCGTCTACCACCGCCGGCTGGTCGACCGGGGGCTGCTGCACTTCACCGACGGGCTGCGCACGGCCGAGGACCGGCCCTGGATCTGGAGACTCCACCGGGAGGCGGAGTCGTTCGCGGTGACGGGGCTGCTCGGCGTCTTCTACCGGCGCGGGGTGGCGTCCTCGCTCACCCAGATCGGTGACGTCCGCCAGCTCGACTTCATCCGCGCCTTCGACGAGGTCGTCGCGGGGGCGGCCGAGGACGCCGACGCCGCGCGGCTGCTGCCGAAGGCCGTGCGCACGTACTGCGCGATCATCTCCCACCATCTCGGTTCCGTCGAAAGGTTCGAGCCTGCCGTGGCCCGCAAACTGAAGGCGATGAGCGCCGCCGCCCTGCGGCGGATGCCGCAGGGCGCGCTCGACGAGGTGCTCGGCTCGATGGACACCGAGCGGGCCACGCTGCTGCGCCGGCTGCGCCGCCGCGGACCGCAGGGCGCGGAGGTGGCGGCGTGA
- a CDS encoding alpha-2,8-polysialyltransferase family protein: MSTQIFLASTLYGTATLAAALDEGCFAPADRRILLVCNNAATPETTPALDEMPGFERLRSRFDDVVSWNEAIFPFHPGGWSPRVEDAPLWERHLRLLWDLGEDDVALAVESIQVHPALGVAQIFTDAPLTVYADGLMSYGPTRNKLDPLVGTRVERLLHLDLVPGLAPLLLTEFDVPARIVPTPAFTKVLAELADTDAALPGGEGSALLLGQYLSALGILTAEEEEDLHVRMLTGAVGLGHSRVVFKPHPTAPARFTRTLEQEAEKLGVELTVLDTPVLAEVLYRRMRPALVVGCFSTALLTASALYGLPVARVGTETLLDRLTPYENSNRVPVTIVDALLPEPADRDAVAEGRRGLGTEALAALVRAVGYAMQPKILPELRPAAEEFLRTGLDARTRRYFKKRRLTSLGLPGGVPERLAFLPRNAAARRVVRRARAIRRSIKR, encoded by the coding sequence GTGAGCACCCAGATCTTCCTGGCGTCGACGCTGTACGGCACGGCGACGCTCGCCGCGGCCCTGGACGAGGGCTGCTTCGCCCCGGCCGACCGGCGGATCCTGCTGGTCTGCAACAACGCGGCGACGCCCGAGACGACGCCCGCCCTGGACGAGATGCCCGGCTTCGAGCGGCTGCGGTCGCGGTTCGACGACGTGGTGTCCTGGAACGAGGCGATCTTCCCCTTCCATCCCGGCGGATGGTCGCCGCGGGTGGAGGACGCGCCCCTGTGGGAGCGGCATCTGCGGTTGCTCTGGGACCTGGGCGAGGACGACGTGGCGCTCGCCGTGGAGTCCATCCAGGTGCATCCCGCGCTCGGCGTGGCGCAGATCTTCACCGACGCGCCTCTCACCGTGTACGCCGACGGACTGATGAGTTACGGCCCCACCCGCAACAAGCTCGACCCGCTGGTCGGCACCCGCGTGGAGCGGCTGCTCCACCTCGATCTGGTCCCGGGGCTGGCTCCTTTGCTGCTGACCGAGTTCGACGTCCCGGCCCGGATCGTGCCGACCCCGGCGTTCACGAAGGTGCTGGCGGAGCTGGCGGACACCGACGCCGCGCTGCCCGGCGGCGAGGGGTCGGCGCTGCTGCTCGGCCAGTACCTGTCGGCGCTGGGCATCCTCACGGCCGAGGAGGAGGAGGACCTGCACGTCCGGATGCTGACGGGCGCCGTCGGGCTCGGCCACTCCCGGGTGGTGTTCAAGCCGCATCCCACGGCCCCGGCCCGCTTCACCCGCACCCTGGAGCAGGAGGCGGAGAAGCTCGGCGTCGAGCTGACCGTGCTGGACACGCCGGTCCTGGCGGAGGTGCTGTACCGGCGGATGCGCCCGGCGCTGGTCGTCGGCTGCTTCTCCACGGCCCTGCTGACCGCCTCCGCGCTGTACGGCCTGCCGGTCGCCCGGGTCGGCACGGAGACCCTGCTGGACCGGCTGACGCCGTACGAGAACAGCAACCGGGTCCCGGTCACCATCGTCGATGCGCTGCTGCCCGAGCCTGCCGACCGGGACGCCGTCGCCGAGGGGCGGCGGGGCCTGGGCACCGAGGCCCTGGCCGCGCTGGTGCGGGCCGTGGGGTACGCGATGCAGCCCAAGATCCTCCCCGAGCTGCGTCCGGCGGCCGAGGAGTTCCTGCGGACCGGCCTGGACGCCCGCACCCGCCGGTACTTCAAGAAGCGGCGGCTGACCTCGCTGGGCCTGCCCGGCGGGGTCCCGGAGCGGCTGGCGTTCCTGCCGCGCAACGCCGCGGCACGCAGGGTGGTGCGACGGGCGCGGGCCATCCGGCGCTCGATCAAGCGGTGA
- a CDS encoding GtrA family protein, whose amino-acid sequence MPTAQTRPMARQIATFAVVGVVNTGLYYGLYLLLLTRLPYLLAHVLAFLLSMVGSFFLNARFTYRTRPTWRKFLLFPLTNAANFAITTAGVYVIVDVLRAGSRFAPLLASAAAIPVTFVVSRWIMLPHAGRAPGPETARASAEADALR is encoded by the coding sequence ATGCCCACCGCCCAGACCCGTCCGATGGCGAGGCAGATCGCGACCTTCGCCGTGGTCGGCGTCGTCAACACCGGCCTGTACTACGGTCTCTACCTGCTGCTCCTCACGCGCCTGCCCTATCTCCTCGCGCACGTCCTCGCGTTCCTGCTCAGCATGGTCGGGTCCTTCTTCCTGAACGCCCGCTTCACCTACCGGACCCGGCCCACCTGGCGGAAGTTCCTGCTGTTCCCGCTGACGAACGCCGCCAACTTCGCGATCACCACGGCCGGGGTGTACGTGATCGTCGACGTGCTGCGGGCCGGCAGCCGGTTCGCCCCCCTGCTGGCCTCCGCGGCGGCGATCCCGGTGACCTTCGTGGTCTCCCGCTGGATCATGCTGCCGCACGCGGGGAGGGCGCCCGGGCCCGAAACGGCAAGGGCGTCCGCCGAGGCGGACGCCCTCCGGTGA
- a CDS encoding glycosyltransferase family 2 protein, translated as MLISIVAPCYNEEDVIERFHAAVQKVADDLLPLGHDMEFVYVDDGSRDRTLTLLEQLAEHDPRVRYVSFSRNFGKEAALLAGLRHASGDSVVVMDADLQHPPELIGRMVELRDEGYDQVLARRSRRGDRFTRTLTARLYYRLVNRLVDVELVDGVGDFRLLSRRVVDAVLGLTEYNRFSKGLFAWVGFPSTTFEYENAVREHGSSSWSLKSLLNYGLDGLLSFNNRPLRAALHLGMVLLTCAGLYTAWIVGAALVNGVETPGYVTIITVVTALAGVQMVMLGVVGEYTGRIYYEVKGRPHFLVKATNVERTKDLIR; from the coding sequence ATGCTCATATCGATCGTCGCCCCCTGCTACAACGAGGAAGACGTCATAGAACGCTTCCACGCCGCCGTGCAGAAGGTCGCCGACGACCTGCTGCCGCTCGGCCACGACATGGAGTTCGTGTACGTCGACGACGGCAGCCGCGACCGGACCCTCACCCTCCTGGAACAGCTCGCCGAGCACGACCCGCGCGTCCGCTACGTCTCCTTCAGCCGCAACTTCGGCAAGGAGGCCGCCCTCCTCGCCGGTCTGCGCCACGCCTCCGGCGACTCGGTGGTGGTCATGGACGCCGACCTCCAGCACCCGCCGGAGCTGATCGGACGCATGGTCGAGCTGCGCGACGAGGGCTACGACCAGGTCCTCGCCCGGCGCAGCCGGCGCGGCGACCGGTTCACCCGGACCCTCACCGCCCGCCTGTACTACCGGCTGGTCAACCGGCTCGTCGACGTCGAACTCGTCGACGGCGTGGGCGACTTCCGGCTGCTGTCGCGGCGCGTGGTGGACGCGGTGCTGGGCCTGACCGAGTACAACCGCTTCTCCAAGGGCCTGTTCGCGTGGGTCGGCTTCCCCAGCACCACCTTCGAGTACGAGAACGCCGTACGCGAGCACGGCAGCAGCTCCTGGTCCCTGAAGTCCCTGCTCAACTACGGCCTCGACGGCCTGCTGTCGTTCAACAACCGTCCGCTGCGCGCCGCCCTCCACCTCGGCATGGTGCTGCTGACCTGTGCCGGGCTCTACACGGCGTGGATCGTGGGCGCCGCGCTCGTCAACGGCGTGGAGACCCCCGGGTATGTCACCATCATCACCGTCGTCACCGCGCTCGCGGGGGTGCAGATGGTGATGCTGGGCGTCGTCGGGGAGTACACCGGCCGGATTTACTACGAGGTCAAGGGACGTCCGCACTTCCTGGTGAAGGCGACCAACGTGGAACGGACGAAGGACCTCATCCGCTGA